A window of Bacteroidota bacterium contains these coding sequences:
- a CDS encoding ABC transporter permease — MIATLKNTFSEAGNFTIFIARFFKEVIKPPYELKEFLRQCYTIGYKSMPLVAITGFIMGLVLTIQSRPTLAEFGAESWLPGMVALSLIREIAPVITALICAGKISSGIGAELGSMKVTEQIDAMEVSAINPYKYLVVTRVLATTLMVPLLVVFADGIGILGGFAGINIHSDVTMYRYFAQVLSSLEFLDIIPATLKTFFFGFFIGLIGCYKGFTAANGTESVGKAANSAVVTASLTIFIIDMIAVQLTDLLS; from the coding sequence ATGATTGCCACCTTAAAAAATACATTCTCCGAAGCCGGCAATTTTACAATCTTCATTGCAAGGTTTTTTAAAGAAGTTATAAAACCTCCTTATGAATTAAAAGAGTTTCTGCGACAGTGCTATACGATCGGTTATAAATCGATGCCCCTGGTTGCCATCACTGGTTTCATAATGGGATTAGTTCTTACTATTCAATCGCGGCCAACATTGGCTGAGTTTGGCGCTGAATCATGGCTTCCCGGAATGGTTGCACTTTCGTTAATACGTGAAATTGCTCCCGTTATCACAGCGTTGATTTGTGCCGGAAAAATTTCTTCTGGTATAGGCGCTGAATTAGGATCAATGAAAGTGACTGAGCAAATTGATGCAATGGAAGTATCTGCAATTAATCCTTATAAATACTTAGTTGTAACAAGAGTACTTGCTACGACCCTGATGGTTCCACTCCTGGTAGTTTTTGCAGATGGCATTGGGATTTTAGGAGGCTTTGCAGGTATTAATATTCATAGTGATGTAACAATGTACCGTTATTTTGCCCAGGTGCTTTCTTCATTGGAGTTTTTAGATATTATTCCAGCCACTCTTAAAACTTTTTTCTTTGGTTTTTTTATTGGGTTGATCGGTTGCTACAAAGGATTCACCGCAGCCAACGGGACGGAGAGTGTAGGTAAGGCTGCTAACTCTGCAGTAGTAACCGCATCACTTACAATATTTATTATTGATATGATCGCTGTGCAGCTAACCGATCTTTTATCCTGA
- a CDS encoding Na+/H+ antiporter, which yields MENVSVIILFLFGITFLGLLSFRYKFPFPIILIISGIAISLVPGLPVISLNPEIIFVIFLPPLLYYAAWNTSWNNFKSSISSITRAAVGLVLFTTSLVAVVAYFLIPGISWPLAFLIGAIVSPPDAVAATSITKGLGLHPKVIAIIEGESLVNDASGLIVYKYALTAITAGNFVLWQAGFNFILVVAGGAAIGLAIGYGMYLIHKKFVCDPVIEVTLTFLTPFASYLLAERFHLSGVIAVVTTGLYLSFRSSQIFSHESRIMAYSVWEVVAFILNSLVFILLGLQLRSVMQGISDYPISTLALYGIVISLVVIAVRFIWILPRVLVPRLRNEIIRDNINPRNIYVFAWAGMRGVVSMAAALALPLTLASNIPFPHRNLVIYLTFCVIVSTLVFLGLTLPWVIKKLKLQKHSMAAEEYEVRNYVATETITHIEENLSLMHDTLLNNIKSKYEVKYNRLQKTDLPANYFGKGETLGGNIFNEYTQVQIDMIGVERKTLERLHHQGKASEEIIRKIEKELDLEETRLKMEIYQ from the coding sequence ATGGAAAATGTCAGTGTAATTATATTATTTCTCTTTGGTATTACTTTTTTGGGACTGCTGAGTTTCCGCTACAAATTCCCTTTCCCGATCATATTGATAATTTCAGGAATTGCTATAAGCCTGGTGCCAGGTTTACCGGTAATATCGCTTAATCCTGAAATTATTTTTGTCATCTTTTTGCCACCCCTTTTATACTATGCGGCGTGGAATACCAGCTGGAATAATTTCAAAAGCTCTATAAGTTCTATTACCCGAGCTGCTGTGGGTCTTGTGTTATTTACCACATCACTGGTAGCAGTTGTCGCCTACTTTCTGATACCGGGTATTAGCTGGCCATTGGCATTTCTTATTGGTGCTATTGTTTCACCTCCTGATGCTGTTGCGGCCACTTCCATCACTAAAGGATTGGGATTACATCCTAAAGTGATAGCAATAATAGAAGGCGAAAGCCTTGTAAATGATGCCAGTGGATTGATTGTTTATAAATATGCTTTAACAGCAATCACTGCTGGTAATTTTGTTTTGTGGCAGGCCGGATTCAACTTTATACTGGTAGTTGCAGGCGGCGCTGCCATCGGCCTTGCTATTGGGTATGGGATGTATCTCATTCATAAAAAATTTGTGTGTGACCCGGTGATTGAAGTAACACTTACTTTCCTCACTCCTTTTGCATCGTATCTGCTTGCTGAACGGTTTCATCTTTCGGGTGTCATCGCCGTTGTAACAACAGGCTTATATCTTTCTTTTCGTTCCAGCCAGATATTCAGTCATGAAAGCAGGATAATGGCTTATTCAGTATGGGAGGTAGTAGCGTTTATTTTAAACAGCCTCGTCTTTATCCTACTTGGCTTGCAACTGCGTAGTGTAATGCAGGGAATAAGCGACTATCCAATAAGTACATTAGCATTGTATGGCATTGTGATCAGCCTGGTTGTAATTGCTGTAAGGTTTATCTGGATATTGCCCCGCGTTTTGGTGCCTCGACTGCGAAATGAAATCATAAGAGATAATATCAACCCACGTAATATATATGTATTCGCATGGGCAGGTATGCGTGGTGTAGTGTCAATGGCAGCTGCATTGGCATTGCCACTTACATTGGCTAGTAATATTCCTTTCCCACATAGGAACCTTGTGATCTATCTTACTTTTTGTGTAATTGTATCTACGCTGGTATTTTTAGGACTCACACTTCCATGGGTAATAAAAAAATTAAAGCTTCAAAAACATTCCATGGCTGCAGAAGAATACGAGGTCCGCAATTATGTTGCCACAGAAACAATAACGCATATCGAAGAAAACCTTTCTTTAATGCATGATACATTACTGAACAATATTAAAAGCAAGTACGAAGTAAAATATAACCGGCTCCAAAAAACAGATCTTCCTGCCAACTACTTTGGAAAAGGCGAAACTTTAGGTGGCAATATTTTTAATGAATACACCCAGGTACAAATAGACATGATAGGTGTAGAAAGGAAAACACTTGAAAGATTGCACCATCAGGGCAAAGCAAGTGAAGAAATAATAAGAAAGATTGAAAAGGAACTGGACCTGGAAGAGACAAGACTTAAAATGGAGATATATCAATGA
- a CDS encoding DUF3667 domain-containing protein, which yields MSITCLNCNAPVNESYCSRCGQKAEVKRLTWHSLGEEVFHFFTHIEKGFLKTTGQLIIHPGRLCKNYLDGKRKAYHKPVSFLLIWITIYLFTWYLANHFTHFENRTTSTLVTWDASTLNIIQKYRSLIDILILPVTALLNWLILARPKLNYVEVFCVSFYLFSFTFIFHITHITITSLLGIHYKDNTGEYITAVFVGIWAIYACYDFYKLYKTPFLIPKLIVWIIAAFPAYFYAGKMIAKLLVAIGF from the coding sequence ATGTCCATAACCTGCTTAAACTGCAATGCCCCGGTAAACGAAAGCTATTGTTCCCGGTGCGGACAGAAGGCTGAAGTAAAAAGACTTACCTGGCATAGCCTGGGAGAAGAAGTGTTTCATTTTTTCACTCATATAGAAAAAGGATTTTTGAAAACAACCGGTCAGCTTATCATACATCCAGGCAGGCTTTGCAAAAACTATCTCGATGGAAAGAGAAAAGCTTATCACAAACCAGTAAGCTTTTTATTAATATGGATCACCATTTATCTTTTCACCTGGTACCTGGCTAATCACTTTACCCATTTCGAGAATAGAACTACTTCTACTTTAGTTACATGGGACGCTTCCACTCTCAATATTATTCAAAAATACAGGAGCTTAATTGATATTCTTATCTTACCTGTAACAGCTCTCCTAAATTGGCTGATCCTTGCCCGGCCCAAATTAAATTACGTGGAGGTATTTTGTGTTTCATTTTATTTATTCTCATTTACATTTATATTTCATATAACTCACATTACCATTACTTCACTTTTGGGCATTCATTATAAAGACAATACCGGTGAATATATCACAGCGGTTTTTGTGGGTATCTGGGCGATTTATGCATGTTACGATTTTTATAAGCTGTATAAGACCCCGTTTCTGATTCCGAAATTAATTGTATGGATTATTGCTGCTTTCCCCGCTTACTTTTATGCTGGCAAAATGATTGCAAAGTTATTGGTGGCGATAGGTTTTTAA
- a CDS encoding NAD(P)-dependent alcohol dehydrogenase — protein MLETKESPVADVVETRLPSKSYAAMAASEDLVPWDFTRRKPRPHDVLLEIKYCGICHTDIHFIRNDFGMSSYPLVPGHEMVGIVTEVGDHVTKFKVGDTVGVGCMVDSCRECDNCKQDLEQYCLGGVSFSYGSPERHGDGTTYGGYSNQIVCDENFVLKVDKKLPLDKAAPLLCAGITTYSPLRNWKVGKGQRVAVVGLGGLGHMGVKFAVAFGAEVTVLSTSPSKKEDAMRLGAHKFVVTKDEEQVKGVQNYFDFILDTVAADHDCNFYLTMLRTKGTMVCVGLPPSPAQIPAFNLIFQGRSIAGSLIGGIAETQEMLDFCATHNITADIELIDIKDVNKAFDRMEKSDVKYRFVIDIATL, from the coding sequence ATGTTAGAAACAAAAGAATCACCCGTTGCGGATGTTGTTGAAACAAGGTTACCATCCAAATCATATGCAGCAATGGCTGCTTCAGAAGACCTGGTACCATGGGATTTTACAAGAAGAAAACCCCGTCCGCATGATGTGCTGTTGGAAATAAAATATTGCGGCATCTGTCATACAGATATACATTTTATCCGAAATGATTTTGGAATGTCATCATATCCGTTAGTGCCAGGTCATGAAATGGTTGGCATAGTAACCGAAGTAGGGGATCATGTTACCAAATTCAAAGTTGGCGATACAGTTGGTGTTGGTTGTATGGTAGATTCATGCAGGGAATGCGATAATTGCAAACAAGACCTTGAGCAATACTGTTTGGGTGGGGTTAGTTTTAGTTATGGTAGCCCAGAAAGACATGGTGATGGTACTACTTATGGTGGGTATTCAAACCAGATTGTATGCGATGAAAACTTTGTACTTAAAGTAGATAAGAAACTACCACTAGATAAAGCTGCTCCTTTATTGTGTGCTGGTATTACTACTTACTCGCCGTTGCGCAACTGGAAAGTAGGGAAGGGGCAGAGAGTAGCTGTAGTTGGTTTAGGTGGCCTCGGGCATATGGGAGTAAAATTCGCTGTGGCTTTTGGTGCAGAAGTAACAGTGCTCAGCACTTCTCCATCAAAAAAAGAAGATGCAATGAGATTAGGTGCTCACAAATTTGTAGTGACAAAAGATGAGGAGCAGGTAAAAGGGGTACAGAACTATTTTGATTTTATCCTTGATACCGTAGCTGCCGACCATGATTGTAATTTTTACCTGACCATGCTCAGAACAAAAGGTACAATGGTTTGTGTAGGTCTACCTCCATCACCGGCACAGATACCAGCTTTCAATCTTATCTTCCAGGGCAGAAGCATTGCAGGTTCATTGATTGGTGGCATTGCAGAAACACAGGAGATGCTTGATTTCTGTGCGACCCACAATATCACTGCTGATATTGAACTGATCGATATCAAAGATGTGAACAAAGCATTTGATAGAATGGAAAAAAGCGATGTGAAGTACAGGTTTGTAATTGATATTGCAACGCTTTAA
- a CDS encoding MCE family protein encodes MRKESGSSWKLGVFVVVGLVLFVATIYFVGKQKNIFGNTFHISATFKTVSGLKVGNNVRFSGINIGNVSDVELLTDTSVMVDLVIRKKYQEFIKKDAKASIGSDGLMGDKVLTISPGTVGNSPVKNGDIILTKNAIEMEDVMLSAKTSVDNAGIITDQLAQFTTKMNNGNGALSKLISDEKFSNSLQSTLVNLQTASNEFAMFTAKINNSGLTESLDTTMVNIKGATKGLNENMEAAKNNILLRGFFNKKKKADAKIAAELKKEEDKKKKQQIKNTEDSLKKIKPVVPSSKITSS; translated from the coding sequence ATGCGTAAAGAATCCGGCTCCTCATGGAAATTGGGAGTTTTTGTAGTAGTAGGTTTGGTGTTATTTGTGGCAACGATCTATTTTGTAGGCAAACAAAAAAATATATTCGGAAATACCTTTCACATAAGTGCAACATTCAAAACTGTAAGTGGTCTGAAAGTAGGCAATAATGTTCGCTTTTCGGGTATTAATATCGGGAACGTATCTGATGTCGAATTGCTAACGGATACATCTGTAATGGTTGACCTGGTGATTAGAAAAAAATACCAGGAGTTTATTAAAAAGGATGCAAAAGCGAGTATTGGTTCTGACGGTTTGATGGGCGATAAAGTATTAACTATTTCTCCCGGTACCGTTGGTAATAGTCCAGTAAAAAACGGTGATATCATCCTTACAAAAAATGCTATAGAAATGGAAGATGTAATGCTGAGTGCAAAAACCAGCGTGGATAATGCCGGCATTATAACAGATCAGCTGGCACAATTCACTACCAAAATGAATAATGGCAATGGCGCCTTATCAAAATTGATAAGTGATGAGAAGTTTTCGAATAGTCTTCAGAGTACATTGGTCAACCTGCAAACCGCTTCAAATGAGTTTGCGATGTTTACAGCTAAAATTAATAATAGTGGATTGACTGAATCACTTGATACAACCATGGTTAATATAAAGGGTGCTACCAAAGGACTTAATGAAAATATGGAAGCTGCAAAAAATAATATTCTATTGAGAGGTTTTTTTAATAAAAAGAAAAAAGCAGATGCTAAAATAGCTGCTGAATTAAAAAAAGAAGAAGATAAAAAGAAGAAACAGCAAATTAAAAACACTGAAGATTCTCTAAAAAAGATCAAACCAGTAGTTCCTTCAAGTAAGATAACAAGCAGTTAA
- a CDS encoding ATP-binding cassette domain-containing protein: MIQTETNTKKYRVADYSAPVIDIKGLYKSFGKNTDILKGIDLTVKKGENLVVLGKSGSGKSVLIKCLVGLVMADKGELKVFDTDITKLNNQQLNEIRVRIGFLFQNSALYDSMSVRENLSFPLKRHSKKSTNKEVDEAIQSVLGSVGLTEAIDKMPAELSGGMRKRIGLARTLILQPEIVLYDEPTTGLDTITSREISELILSVQKKYKTTSIIITHDMACAKLTGDRLVILKDGVMVAEGSYEALEKSDDAWVRSFFN, encoded by the coding sequence ATGATACAGACAGAAACAAATACAAAAAAATATAGAGTTGCTGATTATTCAGCTCCTGTAATCGACATAAAAGGTTTGTATAAGTCTTTTGGAAAAAATACTGATATCCTGAAAGGAATTGACCTTACTGTAAAAAAAGGTGAGAACCTTGTGGTGTTGGGTAAATCCGGCTCGGGAAAATCAGTTTTAATAAAATGCCTTGTAGGTTTAGTTATGGCAGATAAAGGCGAATTAAAAGTGTTTGATACAGACATTACCAAACTGAATAACCAGCAACTGAATGAAATAAGAGTAAGGATTGGCTTTCTTTTTCAGAATTCAGCATTGTATGATTCAATGAGTGTAAGGGAAAATCTTTCTTTTCCGTTAAAACGTCATTCAAAAAAATCAACGAACAAAGAAGTAGATGAAGCAATACAATCAGTACTGGGAAGTGTGGGGCTAACAGAAGCTATTGATAAAATGCCTGCTGAGTTATCAGGTGGTATGCGCAAAAGAATCGGGTTGGCTCGAACACTTATTTTACAACCAGAGATCGTATTGTATGATGAACCAACAACAGGTTTAGATACTATCACTTCACGGGAAATAAGTGAACTGATACTAAGCGTTCAGAAAAAATATAAAACAACTTCTATTATTATCACCCATGATATGGCTTGTGCAAAATTGACCGGCGACAGGCTGGTAATTTTAAAAGATGGTGTAATGGTAGCAGAAGGAAGCTATGAAGCACTGGAGAAAAGCGATGATGCATGGGTGCGTTCATTTTTTAATTAG
- a CDS encoding tetratricopeptide repeat protein, translating into MLLKLYFGFFQKPATKSFLVLLFFLNFFTAYSQRYNADSMLRLLNTETTDSNRVTYLWQMADYAGIYNPDTAIHLAQEALSLARRIKYVEGESRSLGILANTFMRIGNYPRALDYNFQKLKIEEQRIKPRNMMSVLMNIGIVYMYQEEYRKALSYYFRADSIIQSAKLDAYRYHGNINIGDTYDRLNILDSAFYFYSRALGEAKILNNQDYIGTSETGLGHLYRKQSDYLLSLEHYKSAIVNLGATDDNDLLCEAHLGLAKLYLLFNNFDSAVTHAKRSYNIGQSGGFISRQLDAVKQLSDIYKKTKNIDSAFAYVNIEKVLNDSVYSRERIRGLMILSSDEQLRQREMAEAKIKEEEERRQRLQLMFIGIFIPAFFMLTLFLSRVKMHIRVIKLLGILSLLIFFEYLTLLLHPTVAKLTNHTPVLEILIFVAAAAVLIPLHHRAEHWLIRKLLHKHIHHPEENK; encoded by the coding sequence ATGTTACTGAAACTTTATTTTGGTTTTTTTCAAAAACCAGCAACTAAATCTTTTTTAGTTCTGCTTTTTTTCCTGAATTTTTTTACAGCTTATTCGCAGCGATATAATGCTGATAGCATGCTTCGTTTGTTAAATACAGAAACAACTGACAGCAACCGGGTTACTTATCTATGGCAAATGGCAGATTATGCAGGCATTTATAATCCCGACACTGCTATTCATCTTGCGCAGGAAGCTTTAAGCCTGGCTCGTAGAATTAAATATGTTGAAGGTGAATCAAGATCATTAGGCATTTTAGCAAATACCTTTATGCGTATCGGCAATTATCCCCGTGCACTGGACTATAATTTTCAAAAACTGAAAATAGAGGAGCAAAGAATAAAGCCCCGGAATATGATGAGTGTGCTGATGAATATCGGCATTGTATACATGTACCAGGAAGAATATCGAAAAGCACTGAGTTATTATTTTAGAGCAGATTCAATTATACAGTCAGCAAAGCTTGATGCCTATCGCTATCATGGAAATATTAATATAGGGGATACTTATGACCGGCTGAATATTCTTGATTCAGCGTTTTATTTTTATAGCCGTGCATTAGGCGAAGCAAAGATCCTGAACAATCAAGATTATATCGGCACTTCTGAAACAGGATTGGGGCATTTATATCGTAAGCAATCCGATTACCTGCTTTCACTGGAACATTATAAATCAGCTATTGTGAACCTGGGTGCTACTGATGATAATGATCTGCTATGTGAAGCACATTTAGGTCTTGCGAAACTATATCTTCTCTTTAATAATTTTGATTCTGCTGTAACACATGCAAAAAGATCTTACAATATCGGTCAGTCAGGCGGGTTTATTTCCCGGCAATTGGATGCTGTTAAACAATTGTCAGATATTTATAAGAAGACAAAGAATATTGATAGCGCATTTGCTTATGTAAATATTGAAAAGGTATTGAATGATTCCGTTTACAGCCGTGAACGTATTCGTGGACTCATGATCCTTTCAAGCGATGAACAGTTGCGTCAACGTGAAATGGCTGAAGCAAAAATAAAAGAAGAAGAGGAAAGAAGGCAACGGCTCCAGTTGATGTTTATAGGGATTTTTATCCCTGCCTTTTTTATGCTTACTTTATTTCTGAGCCGGGTAAAGATGCATATTCGTGTAATTAAATTATTAGGAATACTTTCATTGCTTATTTTCTTTGAATACCTGACATTGCTGCTTCACCCAACAGTTGCAAAACTTACCAATCATACACCCGTACTGGAGATCCTGATATTTGTTGCAGCAGCAGCAGTGTTAATTCCTTTGCATCACCGGGCTGAACATTGGTTGATACGCAAGTTACTACACAAGCATATTCATCACCCCGAGGAGAATAAATAA
- a CDS encoding DUF4384 domain-containing protein — MKILLKKFFMILFILFTSIKSNAQTKRALIIAIENYPAESGWKTLNTLGDAVLLKNTLLNQGFLAENIKVLTDSQATLKGIDDAFERLITNAGAGDNIVIHFSSHGVQIEDDNIDEEVDGLDESIVPFDAIYSSNVTIFDKIAAGYFRDDVFGNKISRLRNKIGAAGNVLVIIDACHSGTATRGDGPKVRGSMPAIVSANFNKKKASIKDSAGVFKDRDMTLNDDAASYIVISAAQATEDNKEIYDDDGISVVGSLSYAVSKTLNTLDEKITYRSLFARIENILLEKVPNQKPALEGDGIDREVFGGQYKLQQTYFTGTVDKANKKIVSLDGGTVSGITKGSIINFYPAGTENSDGKKPVATGTVTAAKYFTSTAMLSKSNPSIGNKLYAFVSQLAYGTKKIKLGVDSLSKEELVTLKASLKNFQLAELIKPPYDLYFGKSMQPGNVWALRNTETREIFADSITLENPNQLKKVLKRFDRYRYLRNLEFNMPDLTAKIMLVLVDDKGVIDVRKTEQRTKLGVLEIQHGDLVRPLIINTSKSSFYVNIVDIQPDGIIQPIIPNKKLKDLNKNNAPIKWSDCLVAPGDTLKVTSKQGFAIRISPPYGEETFKIFISKNPLDLEEILTTNGTSDINSRGAGNQLNNLVKIFKDSEVNELGSRGGPTINMDKDGTIKNLNFRIVPKQ, encoded by the coding sequence ATGAAAATATTACTAAAGAAATTTTTCATGATACTTTTTATACTTTTTACAAGCATAAAAAGTAATGCTCAAACTAAAAGAGCATTGATAATAGCTATTGAAAACTATCCAGCAGAAAGTGGATGGAAAACGCTGAATACATTAGGTGATGCAGTTCTGTTGAAAAATACGCTTTTGAACCAGGGGTTTCTTGCTGAGAATATCAAAGTTTTGACTGATAGCCAGGCTACTTTAAAAGGAATTGATGATGCGTTTGAACGTTTGATTACTAATGCCGGAGCTGGTGATAATATAGTTATTCATTTTTCATCTCACGGGGTACAGATAGAAGATGATAATATTGATGAAGAAGTAGACGGGCTGGATGAATCGATTGTTCCTTTTGATGCGATCTACTCTAGTAATGTCACCATCTTCGACAAGATAGCTGCAGGTTATTTCAGGGATGATGTCTTTGGCAATAAAATTAGCAGGCTGAGGAATAAAATCGGAGCTGCAGGTAATGTCTTAGTGATTATTGATGCATGTCACTCAGGAACAGCCACACGAGGTGATGGTCCGAAAGTGAGAGGCAGCATGCCTGCAATAGTAAGCGCCAATTTTAATAAGAAAAAAGCAAGCATAAAAGATTCGGCCGGTGTTTTTAAAGATCGTGATATGACGCTGAATGATGATGCCGCTTCGTATATAGTGATATCTGCAGCGCAAGCAACGGAGGACAATAAGGAGATATATGATGATGATGGTATAAGTGTAGTTGGGTCTTTATCTTATGCTGTAAGTAAAACCTTAAACACACTGGATGAAAAAATAACCTATCGGAGTTTGTTTGCACGTATTGAAAATATTTTACTTGAAAAAGTACCGAACCAAAAACCTGCACTTGAAGGCGATGGCATAGACCGGGAAGTATTTGGGGGGCAATACAAATTGCAGCAAACTTATTTTACAGGTACAGTTGATAAAGCCAATAAAAAAATAGTCAGCCTTGATGGCGGAACTGTATCAGGAATAACCAAAGGTTCTATTATAAATTTTTATCCGGCAGGAACAGAAAATTCCGATGGAAAAAAGCCTGTAGCTACTGGTACCGTAACAGCAGCAAAATATTTTACATCAACTGCAATGCTTTCAAAATCAAATCCATCGATTGGAAATAAACTCTATGCATTTGTTAGTCAACTAGCTTACGGCACTAAAAAAATAAAACTTGGCGTTGATTCATTAAGCAAAGAAGAGCTTGTAACGCTAAAAGCCAGTTTAAAGAATTTCCAATTGGCTGAGCTTATTAAACCACCTTACGATTTGTATTTTGGAAAATCCATGCAACCCGGAAATGTTTGGGCTTTGAGGAATACTGAAACTCGTGAAATATTTGCTGACAGCATCACCCTGGAAAATCCAAATCAGTTAAAGAAAGTTTTAAAACGATTTGACCGCTATCGTTATTTGCGGAACCTTGAATTTAACATGCCTGATCTTACTGCAAAAATTATGTTAGTATTAGTAGATGACAAAGGCGTTATTGATGTAAGGAAGACTGAGCAAAGAACTAAGCTGGGTGTATTGGAGATACAGCATGGTGATCTTGTCAGGCCATTGATCATTAACACCAGTAAAAGCAGTTTTTATGTAAATATTGTGGATATACAACCTGATGGAATTATTCAACCAATTATACCAAATAAAAAATTGAAGGACCTGAATAAAAACAATGCACCCATAAAATGGAGTGACTGTTTAGTAGCTCCAGGAGACACATTGAAGGTTACTTCAAAACAAGGCTTTGCAATCAGGATAAGCCCTCCATACGGCGAAGAAACATTTAAAATTTTTATTTCAAAAAATCCGCTTGACCTGGAAGAAATTCTTACGACAAATGGTACCAGTGATATTAACAGCAGGGGAGCCGGCAACCAGTTGAACAACCTTGTGAAAATTTTTAAAGACTCTGAAGTAAATGAATTAGGCTCGAGGGGAGGGCCTACAATTAATATGGATAAAGATGGTACAATTAAGAACCTGAATTTCCGGATCGTACCCAAACAGTGA
- a CDS encoding caspase family protein codes for MSNKKQLFLFLMLLAILPAYSQTVYQAKYNFNNATDTTTYSAFLFKYNNGVNLIRLRYKDPVTGKTIVAATDVDQFFAKDAEGKEDYNTLLIKVVKAKDTARGLAYKNITLPIFIYKLDTATGYHEPKGVCKSEVNPVMDAGANFNSEYIQPTTQKKVAPIYFNGTDKLFYNLYGPADRGSLTLSEPEKKMKMYVLIAADTKDPSIGAHSIMDIDKMMKTYDTIRKYIGITDSNYFLQVISGDDLNKTNIVNAIAKMKPGKNGIVVFHFFGHGFRVNTRDEYPYISLKFEPKDSLDVVKNALYMRSVFEMIKKKQARLNLVFSDVCNINIGQDPISTLIPGQRGDDTWRFNPKNVRSLFLDPKPFSLLANGVKNGEASWSSNKLGNFFTYSFRQTLQVYCGDSWATADWNKVMSELRKNAIELASKKCCSMCCPTCVKKMCRLNPVYTFR; via the coding sequence ATGAGCAATAAAAAGCAACTGTTCTTGTTTTTAATGCTGCTTGCTATCCTACCTGCCTATTCACAGACTGTTTACCAGGCAAAATATAATTTCAATAATGCAACCGACACTACTACTTATTCTGCATTTCTTTTCAAATATAATAATGGTGTAAACCTTATACGGTTAAGATATAAAGATCCGGTAACAGGTAAAACTATTGTTGCTGCGACTGATGTCGACCAATTTTTTGCTAAAGATGCTGAAGGAAAAGAGGACTACAATACACTGCTTATTAAAGTGGTAAAAGCAAAAGACACTGCAAGAGGGCTAGCCTATAAAAATATTACATTGCCCATATTCATTTATAAACTTGATACTGCTACAGGTTATCATGAACCGAAGGGTGTTTGCAAATCTGAAGTAAACCCGGTAATGGATGCAGGTGCCAATTTCAACTCAGAATATATTCAGCCAACCACCCAGAAAAAAGTTGCTCCTATTTACTTTAATGGTACTGATAAATTATTTTATAATTTATACGGACCTGCGGACAGAGGCTCCCTGACTCTTAGTGAGCCGGAGAAAAAAATGAAAATGTATGTGTTAATTGCTGCTGATACCAAGGATCCAAGTATCGGGGCACATAGCATAATGGACATAGATAAAATGATGAAAACATATGATACCATCCGGAAGTATATCGGTATAACAGACTCAAATTATTTTCTTCAAGTTATTTCCGGAGATGATTTAAATAAAACCAATATCGTTAATGCAATTGCTAAAATGAAACCCGGCAAAAACGGCATTGTTGTTTTTCATTTTTTTGGTCATGGGTTTCGTGTTAATACAAGAGATGAATATCCCTATATAAGTTTAAAGTTTGAACCAAAAGATAGCCTTGATGTAGTGAAGAATGCACTTTATATGCGGTCAGTTTTTGAAATGATAAAAAAGAAACAGGCAAGACTCAACCTTGTATTTAGTGATGTTTGTAATATTAATATCGGCCAGGATCCGATAAGTACTTTAATACCCGGACAACGTGGAGATGACACATGGAGGTTTAACCCTAAAAACGTAAGATCACTTTTTTTAGATCCCAAACCATTTTCATTGCTAGCTAATGGCGTTAAAAATGGCGAGGCTTCATGGTCAAGCAATAAGCTTGGCAACTTTTTTACTTATAGTTTCAGGCAAACTCTGCAAGTGTATTGTGGTGATAGCTGGGCAACTGCTGACTGGAATAAGGTGATGTCTGAATTAAGGAAAAATGCCATTGAGCTTGCATCAAAAAAATGCTGTTCAATGTGCTGTCCGACATGCGTAAAAAAAATGTGCAGGCTCAATCCGGTTTATACATTCAGGTAG